The region ATCACGTTCAGCATAAAAGCACGTCTGTTTCAATTCTTAATTCATCCTTTAGAACCTTGAAGGGAGTTTAGTGCATAGAGTATCAAATTGTATTTGATATAACAATATTAGGATATTTATGGCAAACTGTTTGTGTGATATAGTGTATTATTTGACTTATACATTTTATAGTCTGTATTTTACGTTGAAGTACGTTCTTGTGGAAGGTCAATTTTGCCTTTCAGCGTGTTAAGACTTTATTCCTGCAACAATGGCAAagacgcatgcacacacacacacaaaatacgcacacgcgcgcgcacacaaacacacaaacatacacacaaacatacacacaaacacatactcACTAACACACGGAGAAAGTAAAGCACTTTGCAACCATCACATATCTGAAAATACAGCTTGTATTCTCTCGAATAAAAATACAGAAGCTTTTATACATTTAGTATACATTTTCCAGGGACAGGAAGCTGACACTGTCGAACATGCCATTTCATTAGAATATGGCGCGTTGTCATATCCAGCATCTACTTCTCCCATGTGTAGTAATGTACAACATTATAGAGACACAAAGACCTGCTTTGGTTTCACTTTACAACGCAGCAAACAAGCAAAAAGTAGCAAAAATAGAGTCGCATTTAATACGCGCTTTGTCAATCTCCAAGGTACGACCTCTTCAGCGATTGGCCTTGGCGCGATTTCGGAGCGACATTTTTGGTGACATGTGTCGGTTTGGTCCTGCCTTGTAAGGCAAATTAGGCAAATTTGTCATCTCCATGCCTAAAACTTTCTtcagaaatgttgaaaaaaatctattttaagAAGACCTTATCTAGTCACCACAACTTCCTATCGCAACGACCACCATGTTTAGTCTTGTTCAATAAAAGATCTTGTTTTCTGGTTTCAATTTCTGGTTTTGTCCCTAACACTTCAAGCACCAATTTTAAAGATGCCTTTGCCTCCAAGATGTAACAACCGACTACTTTGTCACTTGAATAACACTTTTGAGCACAGTCAAACTTTCTTAACAGGTATCTAAATTTCGGCAGAAGTCGTCCACGTACGCGGCCGTCAGACCTAAGTCATCACGTGGCCTGTGGACGTTTCCACTCGTGATGTCATCACAACTTGCGTTGCGTCATCAACACCACACGTTTTGTTATGACATCACTGCCACAGTGCCAAAATGGCGAACAGCGCAGACGCCATGGTAACCACGACGCTAGCGTGGACGTCAGCCGCGCCAGAGTCGAGTCCCAGCAGCTCAAGGCTGCCGTCGTTGCACCTGTCTGTCGTACAACAACGCCGGCAACGCTTGATGCCACCTGCAGTCTCACACTGTTCATTCTTGTTGTCATCAGTGCAGGTGTGGGTCGACTCTTGTGCACATCCGCGGATGTAGGTTACCACAAGAGATGTTGTGTTTTCGTCACGGTACGCCTGTAATAGAGCAAATGTCATGAGCAATCAAAGTACAAATTTAGTCGAAGTTGTACTCTGAAATGTTGGCCATAAAGAAAAAATTACAACGATTTCTATTGTCTTTATTATTGGAATCTCGGAACAgcaatcagttttttttttgtgaaacGTCAATCACGTTAAGAGTAGAACTGTTGAAAGATAAAACGCACACGGATTTCCTCTGAACTCTAAACTTTCAAAGCGCTCAATACTACTCGGCAACATGTGCAACAACGTACAACTGTATTTCCTGAAAATAATGAACGACTTGATTGATCTGAGCTGTGGTGCTATACCAGAGCTACAAAGTTGAAGCAGGCGATGTTTTCAACTGTTGTATTAAAGTAGATTTTTGTAATAGTTACAAAAAATGATTCTCACCCAGCATGCGTCACAGGTTACTGTTGCTGTGATGCCATCACTTCTTCCGCAAGCATCTGTCTCGTTCCCAGTACACTGCACGCACGTGTAAGTGGTGGCTGCGGTGCCCTACAGTTGTGAATGATGATAGGGTCAGAATTACAACAGAACGTTCCTGTCATATCGTTTCATTGTAGTTGTGGCCCCTTTGATCAATTCGTTAGGTATTTACGGGTTAAAATAAAGTATCCTCTTGGCCATTTTTATCCAACAGTTTCACTTGAATATCAAActtcttgtacatgttttcaATAAGATGAGCTAAAAGGTCAGTATTACTAACTTTACTAGTTCTGTATGTTAGATACTAGAACAAATACGTAATTCTGCCTCACCCCTGCTGAGGTTGCTCCACCAGCTGTAACAGGGCCATTAGTGCCTGCACCTCCCTGGGAACAAAAGCACACTGACAATAAATCGACAATAAGTATTTCGTTCCTTCTATATTCCCTCAAATTTTAATCTAACATTTTAACAGACTTAAGTGTAATGAGCACTACATGTCTGCATGTACGAAAATATGGTAACACGTGTCGATTCCAAAATGCCCTGATACTTGGCTTTGGCTAAGGATTCTAACTTATGAAATAATCGAGTACGCCTTACACcatgaaaatcaagaaaatgCAACAGAACAGACACGTATGACAGTGCTGTAAGGGCAGTAGTATTCCAATATATAGAGTACCTGGTAGTGTCCCATCAATTACACCCTCTCCTACAACTGACCAATCATTACCTTTAAACcaaaagtttatatatatatatagacagaaaaaaaaaaacattactcaCTGCACTGGTCGTGCTGGCGGCATTGGTAGCCCCTGAACC is a window of Branchiostoma lanceolatum isolate klBraLanc5 chromosome 8, klBraLanc5.hap2, whole genome shotgun sequence DNA encoding:
- the LOC136440531 gene encoding uncharacterized protein yields the protein MVEYRRNEILIVDLLSVCFCSQGGAGTNGPVTAGGATSAGGTAATTYTCVQCTGNETDACGRSDGITATVTCDACWAYRDENTTSLVVTYIRGCAQESTHTCTDDNKNEQCETAGGIKRCRRCCTTDRCNDGSLELLGLDSGAADVHASVVVTMASALFAILALWQ